Proteins encoded in a region of the Raphanus sativus cultivar WK10039 chromosome 8, ASM80110v3, whole genome shotgun sequence genome:
- the LOC130499002 gene encoding uncharacterized protein LOC130499002, translating into MWYLPIKDRLKRLYQSERTAAWMRWHAEHVQKDGEVAHPSDARAWKHFNKVYPDFAENIRNVYLGLCTDGFSPFGMSGRQYSLWPVILTPYNLPPDMCMEQEFLFLTILIPGPKHPKRSLDVFLQPLIQELKELWSEGVRTYDCSTKTNFTMRAVLLWTISDFPAYGMLSGWTTHGRRNKTLFRKNKVVRDSPPPYLTGQQIEEDIDYYGAQKTVKHGGNWHVPGNMPDGYGVSHNWHKKRKTKDNKKSRMDLPDICSRSELHIKSNGNVPVPIFRLLSEAKSTLFDWVASEVKFPDGYVSNLSRCVERGQKFSGMKSHDCHVFMQRLLPFAFAELLPTNVHEALAAIGAFFRDLSTRTFKEEVIEQLHENIPIIVCNLEKIFPPSFFDVMEHLVVHLPYEALLRGPVHNGWMYPYERSMKHLKGKARNLAKVEGSIVAGSLTAETSNFTSYYFASTVRTRKRVPRRYDDGGVPQSYAVDGVPDIFCQIGRFGGKLREVWWSSDEDKHSAHTYILLNCEDAVMRSFESLFVSQVEEAIPGISGTEVDARKDKHFVKWLKGQVDYDDPYYPVWFHDLIQGPVAKVTTSSMYFTRGFTFHTYEYGRRRATSNYGICVKGETDFYGILQEIIEVEFPGLLKLKCVLFKCEWFDPVENRGVRFNKFGVVDIHSGRRYNKFEPFILASQAEQVSFLPYPRLRSSGINWLTAIKITPRGRIVAGEEPPLQEEDAINEVEVPDQQTDEILLIDPDNRQYEDLPEDVTDEAREDEFDRSDDDHCSDVDENSNDSS; encoded by the exons atgtggtacctacccaTTAAAGACAGGTTAAAAAGATTATACCAATCGGAGAGGACTGCTGCATGGATGAGGTGGCATGCTGAACATGTCCAGAAGGATGGCGAGGTCGCTCACCCATCAGATGCAAGggcgtggaaacatttcaacAAGGTATACCCAGATTTCGCTGAAAATATTCGGAATGTCTATCTTGGGTTATGCaccgatggatttagtccatttggtATGTCTGGGAGACAGTATTCTTTGTGGCCAGTTATTCTTACGCCGTACAACCTGCCGCCGGATATGTGCATGGAACAAGAAtttctattcttgaccatattaatcccTGGGCCGAAGCATCCAAAACGGTCGTTGGATGTATTTCTTCAACCACTGATACAGGAGCTAAAGGAGTTGTGGTCAGAAGGGGTAAGAACTTATGATTGTTCCACGAAAACcaattttacgatgcgagcaGTTCTGCTGTGGacgataagtgactttcctgcttatggaATGTTGTCTGGCTGGACAACTCATGGAAg AAGAaataagacattgtttaggaaaaacaaagttgtcAGAGACAGTCCTCCTCCATATCTCACAGGCCAGCAGATCGAGGAGGACATTGATTATTACGGAGCTCAGAAAACTGTGAAGCACGGAGGAAACTGGCATGTTCCTGGTAATATGCCTGATGGGTATGGAGTTTCTCAcaattggcataagaaaa ggaagacaaaagataacaaaaagtcAAGGATGGACTTACccgatatttgctcaagaagtgaGTTACATATCAAGAGCAATGGAAATGTTCCTGTTCCCATCTTTCGATTGTTATCAGAAGCGAAGTCAACTTTGTTTGACTGGGTTGCATCAGAAGTGAAGTTTCCTGATGGTTACGTTTCAAATCTGTCAAGATGTGTTGAACGAGGTCAAAAGTTTTCAggaatgaagagtcatgattgtcatgtgtttatgcaacgactacttccatTCGCTTTTGCTGAGCTCCTTCCAACAaatgtacatgaagcacttgcag CGATCGGAGCTTTCTTCAGAGACCTTAGCACACGTACGTTCAAGGAAGAAGTCATCGAACAACTTCATGAGAACATCCCGATCATAGTGTGCAACctagagaagatatttcctccatcattttttgacgtcatggaacatCTAGTTGTCCACCTCCCGTACGAAGCATTACTTCGCGGACCTGTTCACaatggatggatgtatccaTATGAGCGCTCTATGAAACATTTGAAGGGGAAAGCAAGAAATCTTGCAAAGGTGGAAGGTTCGATTGTGGCTGGAAGTTTGACAGCAGAAACATCTAACTTCACATCATACTACTTTGCTTCAACGGTTCGTACGAGGAAAAGAGTTCctagaagatatgatgatggtggagtaCCGCAATCTTATGCAGTAGACGGTGTTCCTGACATTTTCTGCCAAATTGGACGGTTTGGTGGTAAACTGAGAGAAGTATGGTGGTCCAGTGATGAGGATAAGCATAGTGCCCACACTTATATTCTGCTCAACTGCGAGGATGCTGTGATGCGTTCTTTTGAAAG CTTGTTTGTATCTCAAGTTGAAGAAGCAATACCAGGAATATCCGGAACCGAGGTGGATGCAAGGAAAGATAAGCACTTTGTCAAGTGGTTAAAAGGACag GTTGATTATGACGATCCATATTATCCTGTATGGTTTCATGATTTGATCCAAGGTCCAGTagcaaaggtcaccacatcatCTATGTACTTCACACGAGGTTTCACTTTTCATACATATGAGTATGGGAGACGTCGGGCAACAAGCAACTACGGGatatgtgtgaaaggtgaaacagacttttacgggatcttgcaagagattattgaagtggaatttccagggtTGTTGAAGCTAAAATGTGTCCTCTTCAAATGCGAGTGGTTCGACCCGGTGGAGAACCgtggtgttcggtttaacaaatttggtGTTGTGGATATCCATTCTGGGAGAAGAtataacaaattcgagcctttcatcttagcttcccAAGCCGAACAAGTTAGCTTCCTTCCATACCCTCGCCTTCGAAGTTCTGGGATAAATTGGTTAACTGCTATCAAAATAACACCTCGTGGACGGATTGttgctggagaagaaccacctttgcaagaagaagatgcaatcaatgaagttgaggtacctgatcaacaaactgatgaaattcttttgatcgacccggataaccgtcaatatgaagatcttcccgaaGATGTGACGGATGAAGCACGTGAAGATGAGTTCGATAGAAGCGATGATGATCATTGTAGTGATGTTGATGAGAACTCAAACGATTCTTcatga
- the LOC108819398 gene encoding DNA damage-repair/toleration protein DRT100: protein MKSSCSFNLFILAAVIFLGCLNPNGATTCHPDDEAGLLAFKSGITEDSSGVLSSWTKGTDCCSWFGVYCANQHRVTSLSLGDLTGDFPYTLSGTISPSLSKLQHLESFELIGLKEIRGPFPQFLLRLPNLKQIYIRRNRLSGPLPTNIGTLSPHLETLVLGANRFTGAIPSSISNLTRLKELYLNDNLLTGSIPPGIGNLKLMSIITLDGNSLSGPIPNIFKSMTKLRILTLSRNRLSGEVPPSIASLGPSLEFLELGHNNLSGSIPSYISRLAKLKKLDLSSNRFSGGVPQSLSKLTDVFDMDLSRNLLTSPFPVWNVTENLRTLDLSYNNFYMETIPEWVTSASYVVSLKLAKCGIKMSLSDWKPENIGVYSYIDLSENEITGSPGKLLINEGSMREFRASGNKLRFDMGKLNIPESLETLDLSRNLVFGNVPGTVTGLLTLNLSQNHLCGKLPVTEFPPSVFAGNDCLCGSPLPPCESEYG, encoded by the exons ATGAAGTCTTCTTGTTCATTCAATCTCTTCATACTAGCCGCAGTTATCTTTCTCGGGTGTCTAAATCCCAATGGAGCTACCACGTGTCATCCTGATGATGAAGCTGGTCTTTTAGCTTTTAAATCGGGTATAACCGAAGACTCCTCGGGTGTTCTTAGCTCATGGACGAAAGGCACTGATTGTTGCTCCTGGTTCGGTGTTTATTGCGCTAACCAACACCGTGTCACCAGTCTCAGCCTTGGCGATTTGACCGGAGATTTTCCATACACTCTCTCTGGTACTATCTCGCCGTCTCTGTCCAAACTCCAACATTTGGAAAGCTTTGAACTAATCGGTCTCAAGGAAATCAGGGGACCATTTCCTCAGTTTCTTCTTCGCTTACCAAATCTTAAGCAAATCTACATCCGGAGAAACCGTCTATCTGGTCCTCTTCCCACTAACATCGGCACGCTAAGCCCCCACTTAGAGACGCTGGTACTTGGCGCAAACCGGTTTACAGGTGCGATACCGAGTTCAATATCCAATTTGACTCGGTTAAAGGAACTCTACCTCAACGATAATCTCTTAACGGGAAGTATCCCTCCAGGGATTGGTAACCTCAAGCTTATGTCTATTATTACTCTCGATGGAAACAGTCTCTCCGGACCAATaccaaatattttcaaatccaTGACAAAGCTCCGAATCCTCACTCTTTCTCGTAACAGATTATCTGGAGAAGTTCCTCCTTCAATTGCATCGCTCGGACCGAGTCTTGAGTTCCTTGAGCTAGGCCATAACAATCTCTCGGGATCGATTCCAAGCTATATATCGAGACTCGCAAAACTAAAGAAACTGGATCTCTCCAGTAACAGGTTCTCAGGAGGTGTGCCCCAAAGTTTATCCAAGCTGACCGACGTTTTTGATATGGATCTCTCTCGTAACCTTCTAACCAGTCCATTCCCCGTTTGGAACGTGACGGAGAATCTTCGAACGTTGGATCTATCATACAACAATTTTTACATGGAGACGATTCCTGAATGGGTGACTTCCGCGTCGTACGTCGTGTCGTTGAAGCTGGCGAAATGTGGAATCAAGATGAGTTTAAGCGATTGGAAGCCAGAGAATATAGGCGTCTACAGTTACATTGACCTTTCAGAAAACGAGATCACAGGAAGTCCGGGAAAGCTCTTGATAAATGAAGGGAGTATGCGGGAGTTTCGGGCGTCGGGGAACAAACTCCGTTTCGATATGGGGAAGCTAAATATACCGGAGAGCCTTGAGACGCTGGATCTTTCAAGGAACTTGGTATTCGGGAACGTGCCAGGGACGGTGACCGGTCTGCTAACACTAAACTTGAGTCAGAACCATCTTTGCGGAAAACTTCCTGTGACAGAGTTTCCACCAAGCGTGTTTGCCGGCAACGATTGCCTTTGCGGATCTCCACTCCCTCCAT GTGAGAGTGAATATGGATAG
- the LOC108818881 gene encoding selenium-binding protein 2, which produces MATETVLATAVSNGVGKACCKSGPGYATPLAAMSGPPEKLIYVTALYSGTGREQPDYLATVDVDPNSPTYSSVIHRLKMPYIGDELHHTGWNSCSSCHGDPSASRRYLVLPGLISGRIYAIDTMTDPKAPSLYKVVEPKEISEKTGLAFPHTSHCLASGDMLVSCLGDNEGNAEGNGFLLLDSDFNVKSRWDKPGHAPKFGYDFWYQPRFKTMISTSWGAPKAFSKGFDLQHVADGLYGSHLHIYKWPEGEMKQVIDLGDTGLLPLEIRFLHDPSKDTGYVGSALSSNMIRFFRNSDDTWSHEVVISVEPLKVENWILPEMPGLITDFLISLDDRFFYFVNWLHGDIRQYNIEDPKNPVLTGQVWVGGLLQKGSPVKGVREDGTTYQFDVPQIKGKSLRAGPQMIQLSLDGKRLYATNSLFSAWDRQFYPEVMDKGSHIIQIDVDTEKGGLAINPDFFVDFGVEPDGPALAHEMRYPGGDCTSDIWI; this is translated from the exons ATGGCAACAGAGACTGTATTGGCGACGGCGGTGAGCAACGGCGTAGGAAAAGCTTGTTGCAAGTCCGGTCCGGGTTATGCCACGCCTCTAGCCGCCATGTCCGGTCCACCCGAAAAGCTCATCTATGTTACAGCCCTCTACTCCG GAACGGGGCGAGAGCAACCAGACTACTTGGCAACGGTAGATGTGGACCCAAACTCACCCACATATTCAAGCGTCATTCACAGATTGAAAATGCCTTACATAGGCGATGAGCTTCATCACACTGGTTGGAACTCTTGCAGCTCTTGCCATGGTGATCCTTCTGCTAGTAGACGTTACCTCGTATTACCAGGCTTAAT ATCTGGTCGTATCTACGCAATCGACACAATGACCGACCCAAAGGCTCCGTCCTTGTATAAGGTTGTAGAGCCTAAAGAGATTTCTGAGAAGACAGGATTAGCATTTCCACACACGTCTCACTGCCTCGCCTCTGGCGATATGTTGGTCTCTTGCCTTGGTGACAACGAAGGAAACGCCGAAGGGAACGGGTTTCTCCTTCTTGACTCTGATTTCAACGTCAAAAGCAGGTGGGACAAACCAGGGCATGCCCCAAAGTTTGGATATGATTTCTGGTACCAACCTCGATTCAAGACGATGATCAGCACTTCTTGGGGAGCACCTAAAGCTTTCTCCAAAGGTTTCGATCTCCAGCACGTTGCTGATGGCTTGTATGGAAGtcatttacatatttataaatggCCAGAAGGTGAAATGAAACAGGTTATTGACCTCGGTGATACTGGTCTCTTACCTCTTGAG ATAAGATTCTTGCATGATCCGTCTAAAGATACAGGGTATGTTGGGAGTGCCTTGTCGAGTAATATGATAAGATTTTTCAGGAACAGTGATGACACATGGAGCCATGAG GTGGTTATATCAGTTGAACCACTGAAAGTAGAGAACTGGATTCTTCCAGAAATGCCGGGGCTTATCACCGACTTCTTGATCTCCCTCGATGATCGGTTCTTCTACTTTGTGAACTGGCTACATGGAGACATTCGTCAGTACAACATCGAAGACCCTAAGAATCCTGTTTTGACGGGTCAAGTTTGGGTGGGGGGATTACTACAAAAAGGCAGCCCTGTTAAGGGTGTTAGAGAAGATGGTACCACTTACCAGTTTGATGTTCCTCAGATCAAG GGGAAATCTCTACGAGCAGGACCTCAGATGATCCAGCTGAGCCTTGATGGTAAACGATTGTATGCAACAAACTCACTGTTCAGCGCGTGGGACCGTCAGTTTTACCCAGAAGTAATGGATAAAGGATCACACATAATTCAGATTGATGTTGATACAGAGAAAGGTGGTCTCGCAATAAACCCTGATTTCTTTGTGGACTTTGGTGTAGAGCCTGATGGTCCTGCGCTTGCCCATGAGATGAGATATCCCGGCGGAGACTGCACCTCTGATATCTGGATTTGA
- the LOC108819440 gene encoding pentatricopeptide repeat-containing protein At4g14050, mitochondrial isoform X2, with product MPKSSSSGSLNAFPWPTPSSTPTENAAPLLTHSTCSTKCLTETTSLGPLFSPLSTNPLVKACANLGSVNHGKQVHCRFIVSEYSHDDVVKSSLVDMYSKCDLPDSAKVVFDSIRVKSTISWTAMVSGFAKSGRKEEALELFRNMPIKNLCSWTALVSGFVQSGKGLEAFSVFTEMRRESVDILDPLVLSSIVGACANMAASIAGRQVHGLVISLGFDSCMFISNALIDMYAKCSDVIAAKDIFSRMRHRDVVSWTSLIVGMAQHGQAEKALALYDEMVSHGVKPNEVTFVGLIYACSHVGFVAKGREIFQSMSKDYGIRPSLQHYTCLLDLLGRSGLVDEAEKLIREMPFPPDEPTWAALLSACKRQGKGQMGVRIADHLLSCFKPRDPSTYILLSNVYASASLWGKVSEARRKLGDMDVRKDPGYSSVEVRKETEVFYAGETSHPLKEEIFGLLKKLEEDMRRRNGYVPDTSWILHDMDEQEKEKLLFWHSERSAVAYGLLKGVPGTPIRIVKNLRVCGDCHVVMKHISEIIGREIIVRDATRYHHFKGGKCSCNDFW from the exons ATGCCCAAATCATCAAGCTCGGGATCACTCAATGCATTCCCTTGGCCAACACCCTCGTCAACTCCTACGGAAAATGCAGCGCCGCTTCTCACGCACTCCAcctgttcgacgaaatgcctcACAGAGACCACATCGCTTGGGCCTCTGTTCTCACCGCTCTCAACCAATC CCCTTGTCAAGGCCTGTGCCAACTTAGGATCTGTTAATCACGGGAAGCAAGTTCACTGCCGTTTTATAGTCTCCGAGTATTCTCATGATGATGTTGTTAAGTCTTCACTGGTTGATATGTACTCCAAATGCGATTTGCCTGATAGTGCTAAAGTAGTTTTCGATTCTATAAGAGTGAAAAGCACCATCTCATGGACTGCGATGGTGTCCGGGTTTGCTAAAAGCGGgagaaaggaagaagctttGGAGCTTTTTAGGAACATGCCGATCAAGAACTTGTGTTCTTGGACTGCGTTGGTCTCTGGTTTTGTGCAGAGTGGGAAAGGGCTTGAGGCTTTCTCTGTGTTTACTGAGATGAGGAGAGAAAGTGTTGACATTTTGGATCCTTTAGTTCTTTCTAGTATAGTTGGCGCTTGTGCTAATATGGCTGCTTCCATAGCAGGGAGGCAGGTTCATGGTTTGGTTATATCTCTAGGATTTGATTCTTGTATGTTTATTAGTAACGCGCTTATCGACATGTACGCTAAATGCAGCGATGTTATAGCTGCAAAGGATATTTTCAGTAGGATGCGTCACAGAGATGTGGTTTCGTGGACGTCGCTTATAGTCGGAATGGCTCAGCACGGTCAGGCTGAGAAGGCATTGGCTTTGTATGATGAAATGGTTTCACACGGTGTGAAGCCTAACGAGGTCACGTTTGTTGGGTTGATATACGCGTGTAGCCATGTCGGTTTTGTAGCTAAAGGCCGTGAGATTTTTCAGTCAATGAGCAAGGACTATGGAATCCGCCCGTCTTTGCAGCATTACACATGTTTGTTAGATCTTCTTGGTCGGTCTGGACTGGTTGATGAAGCTGAGAAGCTAATTCGTGAAATGCCGTTTCCTCCTGATGAACCAACTTGGGCTGCTTTGCTTAGCGCTTGTAAGCGGCAGGGGAAAGGTCAGATGGGTGTAAGAATCGCTGACCATCTCTTGAGTTGCTTTAAACCGAGAGACCCATCGACTTATATACTTTTATCAAACGTCTACGCAAGTGCTTCTTTGTGGGGGAAAGTGTCAGAGGCGAGAAGGAAGCTAGGAGACATGGACGTTAGGAAAGATCCAGGGTACAGTAGCGTGGAGGTCAGGAAAGAAACCGAAGTGTTTTACGCAGGAGAAACATCTCATCCTCTAAAAGAAGAGATCTTTGGCTTGCTTAAGAAGTTGGAAGAAGATATGAGGAGAAGAAATGGTTATGTTCCTGATACGAGCTGGATCTTACACGACATGGATGAGCAAGAGAAAGAAAAGCTTTTGTTTTGGCATAGCGAGCGATCTGCTGTCGCATACGGTTTACTTAAGGGCGTTCCGGGAACTCCCATACGGATTGTGAAAAACCTAAGGGTTTGTGGAGATTGTCATGTTGTTATGAAACATATAAGTGAGATTATTGGAAGAGAGATTATAGTTCGAGATGCTACTAGATATCATCATTTCAAAGGAGGAAAATGCTCCTGTAATGACTTCTGGTAA
- the LOC108819440 gene encoding pentatricopeptide repeat-containing protein At4g14050, mitochondrial isoform X1: MLIQQYLNQLKLCARNRTLTTAKSLHAQIIKLGITQCIPLANTLVNSYGKCSAASHALHLFDEMPHRDHIAWASVLTALNQSNLSVKTLSMFSSSNNGLRPDDFVFSALVKACANLGSVNHGKQVHCRFIVSEYSHDDVVKSSLVDMYSKCDLPDSAKVVFDSIRVKSTISWTAMVSGFAKSGRKEEALELFRNMPIKNLCSWTALVSGFVQSGKGLEAFSVFTEMRRESVDILDPLVLSSIVGACANMAASIAGRQVHGLVISLGFDSCMFISNALIDMYAKCSDVIAAKDIFSRMRHRDVVSWTSLIVGMAQHGQAEKALALYDEMVSHGVKPNEVTFVGLIYACSHVGFVAKGREIFQSMSKDYGIRPSLQHYTCLLDLLGRSGLVDEAEKLIREMPFPPDEPTWAALLSACKRQGKGQMGVRIADHLLSCFKPRDPSTYILLSNVYASASLWGKVSEARRKLGDMDVRKDPGYSSVEVRKETEVFYAGETSHPLKEEIFGLLKKLEEDMRRRNGYVPDTSWILHDMDEQEKEKLLFWHSERSAVAYGLLKGVPGTPIRIVKNLRVCGDCHVVMKHISEIIGREIIVRDATRYHHFKGGKCSCNDFW; this comes from the coding sequence ATGCTTATCCAACAGTATCTCAATCAGCTCAAGCTCTGCGCGAGGAACCGAACCCTAACAACTGCCAAGTCCCTCCATGCCCAAATCATCAAGCTCGGGATCACTCAATGCATTCCCTTGGCCAACACCCTCGTCAACTCCTACGGAAAATGCAGCGCCGCTTCTCACGCACTCCAcctgttcgacgaaatgcctcACAGAGACCACATCGCTTGGGCCTCTGTTCTCACCGCTCTCAACCAATCTAACCTCTCTGTCAAGACGCTCTCGATGTTCTCCTCTTCTAACAACGGGTTGCGTCCGGATGATTTCGTGTTCTCTGCCCTTGTCAAGGCCTGTGCCAACTTAGGATCTGTTAATCACGGGAAGCAAGTTCACTGCCGTTTTATAGTCTCCGAGTATTCTCATGATGATGTTGTTAAGTCTTCACTGGTTGATATGTACTCCAAATGCGATTTGCCTGATAGTGCTAAAGTAGTTTTCGATTCTATAAGAGTGAAAAGCACCATCTCATGGACTGCGATGGTGTCCGGGTTTGCTAAAAGCGGgagaaaggaagaagctttGGAGCTTTTTAGGAACATGCCGATCAAGAACTTGTGTTCTTGGACTGCGTTGGTCTCTGGTTTTGTGCAGAGTGGGAAAGGGCTTGAGGCTTTCTCTGTGTTTACTGAGATGAGGAGAGAAAGTGTTGACATTTTGGATCCTTTAGTTCTTTCTAGTATAGTTGGCGCTTGTGCTAATATGGCTGCTTCCATAGCAGGGAGGCAGGTTCATGGTTTGGTTATATCTCTAGGATTTGATTCTTGTATGTTTATTAGTAACGCGCTTATCGACATGTACGCTAAATGCAGCGATGTTATAGCTGCAAAGGATATTTTCAGTAGGATGCGTCACAGAGATGTGGTTTCGTGGACGTCGCTTATAGTCGGAATGGCTCAGCACGGTCAGGCTGAGAAGGCATTGGCTTTGTATGATGAAATGGTTTCACACGGTGTGAAGCCTAACGAGGTCACGTTTGTTGGGTTGATATACGCGTGTAGCCATGTCGGTTTTGTAGCTAAAGGCCGTGAGATTTTTCAGTCAATGAGCAAGGACTATGGAATCCGCCCGTCTTTGCAGCATTACACATGTTTGTTAGATCTTCTTGGTCGGTCTGGACTGGTTGATGAAGCTGAGAAGCTAATTCGTGAAATGCCGTTTCCTCCTGATGAACCAACTTGGGCTGCTTTGCTTAGCGCTTGTAAGCGGCAGGGGAAAGGTCAGATGGGTGTAAGAATCGCTGACCATCTCTTGAGTTGCTTTAAACCGAGAGACCCATCGACTTATATACTTTTATCAAACGTCTACGCAAGTGCTTCTTTGTGGGGGAAAGTGTCAGAGGCGAGAAGGAAGCTAGGAGACATGGACGTTAGGAAAGATCCAGGGTACAGTAGCGTGGAGGTCAGGAAAGAAACCGAAGTGTTTTACGCAGGAGAAACATCTCATCCTCTAAAAGAAGAGATCTTTGGCTTGCTTAAGAAGTTGGAAGAAGATATGAGGAGAAGAAATGGTTATGTTCCTGATACGAGCTGGATCTTACACGACATGGATGAGCAAGAGAAAGAAAAGCTTTTGTTTTGGCATAGCGAGCGATCTGCTGTCGCATACGGTTTACTTAAGGGCGTTCCGGGAACTCCCATACGGATTGTGAAAAACCTAAGGGTTTGTGGAGATTGTCATGTTGTTATGAAACATATAAGTGAGATTATTGGAAGAGAGATTATAGTTCGAGATGCTACTAGATATCATCATTTCAAAGGAGGAAAATGCTCCTGTAATGACTTCTGGTAA
- the LOC108820988 gene encoding LOW QUALITY PROTEIN: probable glucan endo-1,3-beta-glucosidase A6 (The sequence of the model RefSeq protein was modified relative to this genomic sequence to represent the inferred CDS: inserted 1 base in 1 codon) → MSVIAFFLFTLIYFSSSYCSAGYQNRHRYMERNLMIALASKIGINYGRQGNDLPSPYQSINFIKSIKAGHVKLYDADPETLTLLSHTNLYVSITVHNHQITSLGTNQTTAEDWVKTNILPYYPQTQIRFVLVGNEILSVQDRNVTANLVPAMRKIVNALRAHGIHNIKVGTSLPMDSLRSTFPPSNSTFREDIAGPLMSPLLKFLNGTNSYFFINLQPYYRWLRNPMNTSLDYAXFQGNSTYTDPHTGLVYHNLVDQMLDSVIFAMTKLGYPHIRIAISETGWPNSGDIDETGANILNAATYNRNLIKKMTAIPPIGTPARPGLPIPTFVFSLFNENQKSGSGTQRNWGILHPDGTPIYDIDFTGQKPLTGFNPLPKPTNNVPYKGQVWCVPVEGASEAELAEALRMACGRSNTTCAALAPGKECYDPVSIYRHARYAISSYWAQFRTQNVGCYFNGLAHETTTNPGNDRCKFPSVTL, encoded by the exons ATGTCTGTTATTGCTTTCTTTCTCTTCACCCTCATCTACTTTTCAA GTTCATATTGCTCTGCGGGATATCAGAATCGACACAGGTACATGGAGAGGAACCTAATGATAGCGTTGGCAAGCAAGATTGGTATCAACTATGGTAGACAAGGAAACGACCTCCCATCTCCTTACCAATCAATAAATTTCATCAAATCCATCAAAGCTGGTCATGTCAAGCTCTACGACGCCGATCCAGAGACTCTAACACTCCTCTCTCATACCAACCTCTACGTCTCCATAACCGTCCATAACCACCAGATCACTTCCCTCGGCACCAACCAAACCACAGCTGAAGATTGGGTCAAAACAAATATCCTCCCTTACTATCCACAAACCCAAATCCGATTTGTCCTTGTCGGAAACGAAATCCTCTCCGTCCAAGACAGGAACGTAACGGCCAATCTCGTACCTGCGATGCGCAAAATCGTGAATGCTCTCAGAGCTCATGGCATCCACAACATCAAAGTCGGGACATCTTTACCTATGGATTCTCTCCGGTCGACGTTTCCACCGTCGAACTCAACGTTCCGTGAAGATATCGCCGGACCGTTGATGTCGCCGTTGCTGAAGTTTCTCAACGGAACAAACTCTTACTTCTTCATCAATCTTCAACCTTACTACCGTTGGTTGAGAAACCCTATGAATACTAGTTTGGATTATG CTTTCCAAGGGAATTCAACTTATACCGATCCTCATACCGGTTTGGTTTACCATAATCTCGTAGACCAAATGTTGGATTCGGTTATCTTCGCCATGACCAAACTCGGTTACCCACATATCCGCATTGCGATCTCCGAAACCGGGTGGCCTAATTCCGGAGACATCGATGAAACCGGAGCCAATATACTCAACGCAGCAACGTATAACCGGAATTTAATCAAGAAGATGACCGCAATTCCACCAATCGGTACACCAGCTAGACCCGGTTTACCTATACCGACATTTGTTTTCTCATTGTTCAACGAAAACCAGAAATCCGGTTCGGGAACACAGAGGAATTGGGGAATCTTGCATCCTGACGGTACACCGATCTACGACATTGATTTCACCGGTCAAAAACCGTTAACCGGTTTTAACCCTTTGCCTAAACCGACGAACAATGTTCCTTATAAGGGTCAAGTGTGGTGCGTACCGGTCGAAGGAGCCAGCGAGGCTGAGCTTGCGGAAGCTTTGAGGATGGCTTGTGGCCGAAGCAACACAACGTGTGCGGCTTTGGCTCCTGGGAAAGAATGTTACGATCCGGTCTCTATTTATAGGCACGCAAGATATGCGATTAGCTCGTACTGGGCCCAGTTCCGTACCCAAAACGTCGGATGTTATTTCAATGGACTGGCTCATGAGACTACGACTAACCCTG GAAATGATCGCTGCAAGTTTCCGAGCGTTACTCtgtga